The nucleotide window CGGTCAGCAGTGACAATCCCTGCGGGGAAAACCTTGAATACCATGCTGACTTTCAGGCGATGGAACAGGCCAGTCAGGGCAAAGCCGAACAGCAGTTCGGCGATACCATCATCCCGGCCGAACCCGCCGACTGGAATAAAGTTGAGAAGCTGGCGATTGACCTGCTTGGCCGCAGCAAAGACCTGCGCGTGATGTTAGCACTTACTCACGCATGGACAGAGCTGCGTGGTCTGCCGGGTTATGCGCAGGGATTAAAACTGATTGAACAATCACTGCTGCTCTACTGGGAGCCGCTGTGGCCACGGCTGGAGGAGTTTGGCGAAACAGATCCCTTCTATCGCATCAACGCCGTGGCGCTGCTGGGAGATAAATCCGCGCTGACCAGCGCAGTGCGCCAGTCATGGCTGCTGCGCTACGCCTCGGACGGCATTACGCTGCGCGACGCAGCCGCGCTTTGTGACGGCAGTAAAACCGAGATCGCCGACTATCCCGGCGGGCTGGCACGCCTGACAGATGAACTGGCACGCGGCGAACAACCCGGTATTGAAGCGGTTTTACAGATAAGTGAGCGGTTGCAAACTATCTGTGAAACCCTGGCAGAACGTCTGGACGCCAGCGCGGTACCGGAACTGACGCAGCTGCGCAGGCAAATCGCTTTGATTGCTGAACGTTGTCAGGCAACGGATCTCAGCGCGCTGCAGGTTACGGTGTCCGCAGAGGGCGCTGACCAGCCGGCCGCCGCCGCGTCCGCCCCTGCGCCTGCCCGCGCCGTGCAGGACTGGCGCAGCGTGCAGATCGGCTCACGTGCCGACGCACAGCTGATGCTGGAGAAAGTAAAACAGTACTTCGCCCAGCATGAGCCCAGCCATCCGGCTCCGCTGATGATCGACCGCGTACAGCGGCTGATTGAACGTGACTTCATGGACATCATCCGCGATCTGGCCCCTGATGGCGTGCACCAGCTGGAAACCATCTTTGGACGCCGCGATTAAGCGAGCGTAACTCCTCAACGCAGCGAGACCTGCGCGCCTCCTGCGAGACTTTACCCGCGCATCATTAATGGAGAAAACCATGGCACCAACGAAATCCAGTGGGCAGAAGTTCATTGCCCGCAATCGCGCGCCTCGCGTTCAGATTGAATATGACGTGGAAATTTATGGCGCGGAACGCAAAATTCAGCTGCCGTTTGTGATGGGTGTAATGGCCGATCTGGTGGGGAAACCCCTGGAGCCGCAGGCCAGCATCGACGATCGCAAATTTATGGACATCGATATCGATAACTTCGATGAACGTATGAAAGCCCTGAAGCCCCGCGTTGCCTTCCAGGTGGATAATACCCTGAATGGCGAAGGCAAGCTGAACGTCGAGCTGACGTTTGAAAGCATGGATGATTTCTCGCCCGATGCGATTGCGCGCAAAGTTGAACCGCTGAGCAAGCTGCTGGAGGCGCGCACGCAGCTTTCCAACCTGCTGACATATATGGATGGCAAAAACGGCGCAGAAGAGCTGATTGGTAAAATCCTGCAGGATCCTACTCTGCTGCAGTCGCTGACGCATCTGCCAAATCAGGGCGATGCCGCCGAAGAGAAGGAGGAGCAATAATGGCGCAGACTTCACAGCAGCAACAGGCGCAGGGCGCTGCCAGCTTCAGCCAGGATGAACTGAGCGCACTGCTGAATAAAGAGTTTCGGCCAACCAGCGATCAGGCGCGTGAGGCAGTAGAGAGCGCGGTAAAAACGCTGGCGCAGCAGGCGCTGGAAAACACCGTTACCGTCTCCAGTGATACGTACCGCACCATTCAGGCGCTGATCGCGGAAATCGATGAGAAGCTGTCGCAGCAGATCAACCAGATCATTCATCATGAAGAGTTTCAGAAGCTGGAAAGCGCCTGGCGCGGCCTGAGCTATCTGGTTAACAACACCGAAACTGATGAGATGCTGAAAATCCGCTTTATGAGCATCTCCAAGCAGGAGCTGGGCCGGAACCTGAAGCGCTTCAAGGGCGCGGGCTGGGATCAGAGCCCGCTGTTCAAAAAAATCTACGAGCAGGAGTATGGTCAGTTCGGCGGCGAGCCGTTTGGCTGCCTCGTCGGGGATTACTATTTCGACCACAGCCCGCAGGATGTTGAGCTGCTGGGTGAGATGGCGCGCATCGGCGCGGCTGCGCACTGCCCGTTTATCACCGGTACCGCGCCGACAGTCATGCAGATGGAATCCTGGCAGGAGCTGGCAAACCCGCGCGACCTGACCAAAATTTTCCAGAACACCGAGTACGCTGCCTGGCGCAGCCTGCGTGAATCCGAAGATGCACGTTATCTCGGCCTGGTGATGCCGCGCTTCCTGGCGCGCCTGCCGTATGGTATCCGCACCAACCCGGTTGACAGCTTTGACTTTGAAGAGCAGACCGACGGCTCCGATCACAACGGCTACACCTGGAGCAATGCGGCCTACGCGATGGCGGCGAACATTAACCGCTCATTTAAAGAGTACGGCTGGTGCACCGCGATCCGCGGCGTGGAATCTGGTGGCGCGGTAGAAAACCTGCCTTGTCACACCTTCCCGAGCGATGATGGCGGCGTAGACATGAAGTGTCCGACCGAGATTGCTATCAGCGATCGCCGCGAAGCTGAGCTGGCGAAAAACGGCTTTATGCCGCTGGTACACCGCAAAAACTCCGACTTCGCCGCCTTTATCGGTGCGCAGTCGCTGCAGAAACCGGCTGAATATCATGATGCCGATGCCACCGCCAACGCGCGTCTGGCCGCGCGTCTGCCGTATCTGTTCGCCTGCTGCCGCTTTGCGCATTACCTGAAGTGCATCGTGCGTGACAAAATCGGCTCCTTCCGCGAGCGCGACGATATGGAACGCTGGCTGAATGACTGGGTAATGAGCTATGTCGATGGCGACCCGGCGAACTCCTCACAGGAGACTAAATCACGCAAGCCGCTGGCCGCAGCCGAAGTGAGCGTGGAAGAGCAGGAAGATAACCCGGGCTACTATGCAGCGAAATTCTTCCTGCGCCCGCACTATCAGCTGGAAGGCCTGACCGTTTCGCTGCGCCTGGTATCGAAACTGCCTTCACTCAAATCGAACGAGAACTGATTAATTGCATCAGGCCGTCATTTATGGCGGCCAGAATTCTCACAGAGTTTTGCAATTAACGTGCAGACGCGAAACGCAGATTTGCAAGCCGTCTCCACGTTTCGATATTGATATCGGGAAACTAAAGGATTCACTATTTTTTATTGCTCCATCCAGTGGGGCAATAAAAACACTCTGAATACACCATGTAGCAATATTCAGAAACCGAGGCAGAGGTAAAATATGGACTGTTTTATTCAGCCCCATGCTTTCCTGTTTGCCATAACGATGCTTTTTCAAAGCAGAACGTAAATCAAGCAAGAGAAGATAATTATGGCTATTGATATGTTTTTAAAAGTTGATGGTGTGACCGGCGAGTCTAAAGACTCCAACCACACCGGCTGGACCGACATCACCTCTTTTAGCTGGGGTGCAAATCAGCCTGGTAATATGGCGGTAGGTGGCGGCGGTGGTGCAGGTAAAGTGAATTTTAATGATTTACATATTACCGCTCTGATTGACAAGTCTACTACAGCTATTTTAAAAGCTTGCGCAAGTGGTAAGCACGTTAATAAGGTAGAAGTATCCATTTGTAAGGCGGGTGGTCAGCAGGTTGAATATACCCGTATTACCCTCGAAGATGTGCTTGTGACATCTGTTCAGTACACAGGTTCCGATAACGGCGATACTGTAGGGGTAACTTACGCGTTCCAGGCCGCTAAAGTGAAACAACAATACTGGGAGCAGAGTGCTTCTGGTGGCAAAGGTGCTGAGAGCAGCGCTGGCTGGGACATTAAGAGTAATAAAGAGGCTTAATGCCTGCGCCCCCGGATGGGGGCGTAGTTCTATGCGATTTCAATGCTGAATTAAGAGGGGTTTTTATGAGTACAATAAAAATAAGTCAGGGAGTTGGCATAAGGCAGCCTAACAAGTATCGTGATGTTAAAACCGTTCAGTCATTACTCAATGCGAACAGCATTGTGACATCTCCGGGTAATACACTAAAAGTTGATGGTTATGTTGGTGAAAAAAACAATTGCCAGAATAAAAGATTTTCAGGAAAAAGTTGTCAGGATGATAAACCCCGATGGCATTATCTCACCTCATGGCCCAACAATGCGCAGGTTATATGGTAATATTACACCAGTAAAAACCATTAAAATTAGTCTGGATACTACTTTATCTCAGGTAACTGACGAAATGTATGTCAGCATGGCGAAAGCACTAAACTGTGAGCCGGCAGCAATAAAGGCGGTGGTAATGTCTGAAAGCAGACAAAGTCCTTTTGATGCCTCGGGGCGTCCCACCATTTTGTATAAAAGACATTATTTTAGCCGTCTGACTAATCACCAATATGATAAAAGCCATCCGGATATTTCCGGCGAGGCATATGAAGTCTATGGCAAGTCTGGTGCACAATATGACAAGCTAAATAAAGCCATTGCGCTTGATCGAACGGCAGCGTTGCAATCAGCCTCCTGGAGTACTTTTCAGATAATGGGAAGTAATTACGCGACATCTGGCTATGCCAATGTCGAAGCCTTTGTACAGGGGATGAACACTATTTCTGGTCAGGTGTATGCTTTCGTTAACCATGTTTCTCATATACCCTCTTTACTAAATGCTATCCTCCCAAAAAACTGGGCCAGTTTTGCAAGGCACTATAATAGTGTAAACTATAAACGCAACAATTATGATGTTAAGTTATCGAGAAATTACGATTACGCACTGCACCATTAATTGAGAAATTTATGAAAAAAGGTGTTTTTACTTCATTTTTGCTATTATTAATGACCACTCATATCGCTGCTGCTTCTACTTTTTTATCCTTATCTAAACAAGATTCTTATAAAGAAAATATCTTTAATGAGGCTAAGAAACATGATTTAGCAAGAGTTGAACTTGATGAAGGTCAGACCTTTCAGTTGAACAGGAATGGAAAAATTCTGGGCACTCTTATTCAGGGGAAAGGATGGATAAAAGAGGTCCAGCCTGTTTGTTTCATTGGCTGGAGCAAAAATGGATCAAAAATTGACGCGTTTATATCAACGGTAGGGCAAGGAGACTGGGAAACATTAGGTTGCCATAAAGTTGATTCAGGCGGTTTGATATCTAAAAAAGATGACGAAAATGTGAAAATTGCGGTGGTTTACACTACCGAAGCCCCCGGTCGTTATAGTAATGCTTATTTTATTTTCGGAATCCCGCCTTTAGTCGAAAACCTTACTTATGATGAGAAGACGACGTTAAAGTTTCAAAATTCATATTTAAAAACAATTTCTGCTCTGCGGAAAAGCTATCAGAAATAAGGCTGAGTGGCTCAACTGAGCCACTCAGTTAAGCCAGTGTAGTTCATTTTACCAAGTTTTAATTCTAAGTGTTGGATGCGTATAATTCACCTTTCATCTGCGTTTTGCTTTGTATTAAGCATGTTTTTTACAACGTAATAATGCCAATGGGCCTGTTATTAAGGATGCGCATTCAC belongs to Candidatus Pantoea soli and includes:
- the tssA gene encoding type VI secretion system protein TssA, coding for MNADALLAPVSSDNPCGENLEYHADFQAMEQASQGKAEQQFGDTIIPAEPADWNKVEKLAIDLLGRSKDLRVMLALTHAWTELRGLPGYAQGLKLIEQSLLLYWEPLWPRLEEFGETDPFYRINAVALLGDKSALTSAVRQSWLLRYASDGITLRDAAALCDGSKTEIADYPGGLARLTDELARGEQPGIEAVLQISERLQTICETLAERLDASAVPELTQLRRQIALIAERCQATDLSALQVTVSAEGADQPAAAASAPAPARAVQDWRSVQIGSRADAQLMLEKVKQYFAQHEPSHPAPLMIDRVQRLIERDFMDIIRDLAPDGVHQLETIFGRRD
- the tssB gene encoding type VI secretion system contractile sheath small subunit, with the protein product MAPTKSSGQKFIARNRAPRVQIEYDVEIYGAERKIQLPFVMGVMADLVGKPLEPQASIDDRKFMDIDIDNFDERMKALKPRVAFQVDNTLNGEGKLNVELTFESMDDFSPDAIARKVEPLSKLLEARTQLSNLLTYMDGKNGAEELIGKILQDPTLLQSLTHLPNQGDAAEEKEEQ
- the tssC gene encoding type VI secretion system contractile sheath large subunit; protein product: MAQTSQQQQAQGAASFSQDELSALLNKEFRPTSDQAREAVESAVKTLAQQALENTVTVSSDTYRTIQALIAEIDEKLSQQINQIIHHEEFQKLESAWRGLSYLVNNTETDEMLKIRFMSISKQELGRNLKRFKGAGWDQSPLFKKIYEQEYGQFGGEPFGCLVGDYYFDHSPQDVELLGEMARIGAAAHCPFITGTAPTVMQMESWQELANPRDLTKIFQNTEYAAWRSLRESEDARYLGLVMPRFLARLPYGIRTNPVDSFDFEEQTDGSDHNGYTWSNAAYAMAANINRSFKEYGWCTAIRGVESGGAVENLPCHTFPSDDGGVDMKCPTEIAISDRREAELAKNGFMPLVHRKNSDFAAFIGAQSLQKPAEYHDADATANARLAARLPYLFACCRFAHYLKCIVRDKIGSFRERDDMERWLNDWVMSYVDGDPANSSQETKSRKPLAAAEVSVEEQEDNPGYYAAKFFLRPHYQLEGLTVSLRLVSKLPSLKSNEN
- a CDS encoding Hcp family type VI secretion system effector gives rise to the protein MAIDMFLKVDGVTGESKDSNHTGWTDITSFSWGANQPGNMAVGGGGGAGKVNFNDLHITALIDKSTTAILKACASGKHVNKVEVSICKAGGQQVEYTRITLEDVLVTSVQYTGSDNGDTVGVTYAFQAAKVKQQYWEQSASGGKGAESSAGWDIKSNKEA
- a CDS encoding N-acetylmuramidase family protein, translated to MKKTIARIKDFQEKVVRMINPDGIISPHGPTMRRLYGNITPVKTIKISLDTTLSQVTDEMYVSMAKALNCEPAAIKAVVMSESRQSPFDASGRPTILYKRHYFSRLTNHQYDKSHPDISGEAYEVYGKSGAQYDKLNKAIALDRTAALQSASWSTFQIMGSNYATSGYANVEAFVQGMNTISGQVYAFVNHVSHIPSLLNAILPKNWASFARHYNSVNYKRNNYDVKLSRNYDYALHH